A stretch of the Negativicutes bacterium genome encodes the following:
- a CDS encoding [FeFe] hydrogenase, group A: MSIVNLTINGLAVSVEAGTTILDAAKAIGIKIPSLCYMNLPDVDVKCQSSSCRVCLVEIVGRKNLAPSCSTNVIEGMVIRTDSARAVETRKTILELLLSNHPHNCLTCKRNDSCELKALSSEMGIEHLPFESPVPEAAADTSSFSIVRDTTKCILCRRCETVCNEVQKMGIYSGVRRGYDTRIDTAFHIPMIDTSCTFCGQCVAVCPTAALTEVDNSPAVFKEIRNPHKIVVVQTAPAVRVALGEEFGYPSGTNVTGKMVTALKRLGFDKVVDTDFAADLTIMEEAAELISRIKEGGVLPMLTSCCPAWIKFMEHKFPDLLPHLSTCKSPHEMLGAVLKAYYAEKLGYDLKNLVVVSVMPCLAKKYENNRPELSNQALQDVDIVISTRELAHMIKHSGIRFDTLSDSDFDRPMGESSGASVIFGNTGGVMEAALRTAYETMTGQRLEKVDFCAVRGFEGIKEATVMIGDMAVKVAIANTLRNARTLMESIQAGSCPYHFIEVMACPGGCIGGAGQPYHHGNMEILKTRAAGLYRADAAKTIRRSHENPDLQKLYADFLDRPNSHKAHELLHTHYIRRKRD, translated from the coding sequence ATGTCTATCGTCAATCTGACCATCAATGGCTTAGCGGTCTCCGTTGAAGCCGGTACTACAATTTTGGATGCCGCCAAAGCCATCGGCATCAAAATTCCCTCTCTCTGCTATATGAATCTACCGGATGTTGACGTGAAATGTCAGTCCAGTTCCTGTCGTGTCTGTCTGGTAGAAATCGTCGGCCGCAAGAATCTGGCTCCCTCCTGCTCCACCAATGTGATCGAAGGTATGGTCATCCGCACGGACTCAGCCCGCGCTGTGGAAACCCGTAAAACCATCCTGGAACTGCTGCTTTCTAACCATCCGCATAACTGCCTGACTTGTAAACGCAACGATTCCTGTGAATTGAAAGCGCTTTCCAGCGAAATGGGGATTGAACACTTGCCTTTTGAGTCGCCTGTCCCCGAAGCGGCAGCGGATACTTCCAGTTTTTCCATCGTGCGGGATACCACAAAGTGTATTCTCTGCCGGCGCTGCGAAACTGTGTGCAACGAAGTGCAGAAAATGGGCATCTACTCCGGTGTACGCCGCGGTTATGACACACGCATCGATACCGCTTTTCATATTCCCATGATTGACACCTCCTGCACTTTCTGCGGACAGTGTGTCGCCGTTTGTCCTACCGCTGCTTTAACGGAAGTGGATAATAGTCCTGCCGTATTTAAAGAAATCCGCAACCCGCATAAAATTGTGGTGGTCCAGACTGCCCCTGCTGTGCGGGTCGCTTTGGGTGAAGAATTCGGTTATCCGTCCGGCACCAATGTCACCGGCAAAATGGTCACCGCATTAAAGCGCCTGGGTTTTGATAAGGTTGTCGATACCGATTTCGCCGCTGATCTGACCATAATGGAAGAAGCCGCTGAGTTGATCAGCCGCATCAAAGAAGGCGGCGTTCTGCCCATGCTGACCAGTTGCTGCCCGGCCTGGATCAAGTTTATGGAACATAAATTTCCCGATCTGCTGCCGCATCTCTCTACCTGCAAATCTCCCCATGAAATGTTGGGCGCTGTCTTGAAAGCGTATTATGCCGAGAAACTGGGCTACGATCTGAAGAATTTGGTTGTTGTTTCCGTTATGCCGTGTTTGGCCAAAAAATACGAAAATAACCGACCGGAGTTGAGCAATCAAGCCTTACAGGATGTCGATATCGTTATCTCAACCCGCGAATTAGCTCATATGATCAAGCACTCCGGCATCCGATTTGACACTTTGAGCGACAGTGATTTTGACCGCCCGATGGGGGAAAGCAGCGGCGCTTCCGTTATTTTTGGCAACACCGGCGGTGTGATGGAAGCGGCTCTGCGCACAGCTTATGAAACCATGACCGGCCAGCGTCTGGAAAAAGTGGACTTCTGTGCTGTACGTGGTTTTGAAGGGATCAAAGAAGCGACTGTGATGATCGGTGATATGGCAGTCAAAGTTGCCATCGCCAATACGCTGCGCAACGCCAGAACCTTAATGGAGTCAATCCAGGCCGGCAGCTGCCCGTATCACTTTATCGAAGTCATGGCTTGCCCCGGCGGTTGTATCGGCGGAGCCGGACAGCCCTACCATCACGGCAATATGGAAATCTTAAAAACAAGAGCTGCCGGTTTGTATCGTGCGGATGCAGCCAAAACAATTCGCCGCTCACATGAGAATCCCGATCTGCAGAAACTCTACGCAGATTTTCTTGATCGGCCGAACAGTCATAAAGCGCATGAATTACTGCATACCCACTACATCCGGCGCAAACGCGACTAG
- a CDS encoding NADH-quinone oxidoreductase subunit NuoF codes for MQPITSYTQLLALYEKEKVRTNLRLRKENLAPDFIRLPEGCRADSAEIHVMVCADTGCAASNSLGIADQLDAAVAKYGLTDKVKIIRTGCFGLCSQGPVVVVHPERIMYTKITPDHVEEIVTSHLRDGHYVEHLLLGAREGNAITNYDDAVFFKKQVRIATRNCGVINPASLEEYISQKGYLALGKCITSMTPQDVIETVKRSGLRGRGGAGFPTGNKWAFTAVEKEPQKYICCNADEGDPGAFMDRSVLEGDPHSILEAMAIAGYAIGANQGFIYIRAEYPSAIRRLVFSIEKAREAGLLGQHIMGSDFSFEIELRLGAGAFVCGEETALIASVEGNRGEPRNKPPYPANKGIYGKPTVINNVETLANICPIINNGPDWFRTIGTEKCAGTKVFALAGKVNNVGLIEVPMGTTLREIIYEIGGGIVGNKALKAVQTGGPSGGCIPAQHLDTPIDYESLQKIGTMMGSGGMIVLDETTCMVNLAKFYLGFSVEESCGKCTPCRFGNKYLLEILQRITQGEGTMADLDQLESLGNIIKEASLCGLGQSSPNPVLSTLHYFRDEYIAHIQEKSCPAGVCTALLQYEVQPELCIGCTLCAKNCPANCIKGAVRQPHIIDQSKCLKCGICASKCPRKAIIQK; via the coding sequence ATGCAACCGATCACTTCCTATACGCAACTGCTTGCTCTCTATGAAAAGGAAAAAGTCAGGACAAATCTTCGCTTAAGAAAAGAGAATCTTGCACCTGATTTTATCCGGCTGCCCGAAGGCTGTCGGGCGGACAGCGCGGAAATCCACGTCATGGTCTGCGCCGATACCGGCTGCGCGGCTTCCAACTCACTCGGTATTGCCGATCAATTGGATGCTGCCGTTGCAAAATACGGTTTAACGGATAAAGTGAAGATTATCCGGACCGGCTGCTTTGGACTTTGCTCACAAGGTCCTGTTGTGGTGGTGCATCCGGAACGCATCATGTACACGAAGATCACGCCGGATCATGTAGAGGAAATTGTCACTTCTCATCTGCGCGACGGTCATTATGTGGAACATCTGCTGTTAGGCGCCCGGGAAGGAAACGCCATAACCAACTATGATGACGCTGTTTTTTTTAAGAAACAAGTCCGCATCGCCACCCGTAACTGCGGCGTGATCAATCCTGCCAGCCTGGAAGAATACATCTCTCAAAAAGGTTATTTGGCTTTGGGAAAATGCATTACCTCAATGACGCCGCAAGATGTCATTGAAACAGTGAAAAGATCCGGCTTGCGCGGCCGCGGCGGCGCCGGCTTCCCTACCGGCAATAAATGGGCTTTTACCGCAGTGGAAAAAGAACCGCAAAAATATATCTGCTGCAACGCGGATGAAGGCGATCCGGGCGCGTTTATGGACCGCTCCGTTCTGGAAGGCGATCCTCACAGCATCCTGGAAGCTATGGCCATCGCCGGTTATGCCATCGGCGCCAACCAGGGTTTCATTTATATCCGCGCCGAATATCCCAGTGCAATCCGTCGTTTGGTTTTTTCGATTGAAAAAGCCAGAGAAGCTGGCTTACTCGGTCAGCATATCATGGGCAGCGATTTTTCTTTTGAAATCGAACTGCGTTTAGGCGCCGGTGCCTTTGTCTGCGGGGAAGAAACCGCTTTGATCGCTTCGGTAGAAGGGAACCGCGGGGAACCGCGCAACAAGCCTCCTTATCCCGCCAATAAAGGGATCTATGGGAAACCGACCGTGATCAACAACGTTGAAACACTTGCCAATATCTGCCCTATCATCAACAATGGTCCTGATTGGTTTCGAACCATCGGAACCGAAAAATGCGCCGGCACGAAAGTGTTCGCTTTGGCCGGGAAAGTCAACAATGTCGGTTTGATCGAAGTTCCCATGGGTACGACCCTGCGTGAAATCATTTATGAAATCGGCGGCGGTATCGTCGGCAACAAAGCTTTGAAAGCCGTGCAGACCGGCGGTCCTTCCGGCGGCTGCATTCCCGCGCAGCATTTGGACACACCGATTGATTACGAGTCTTTACAAAAGATCGGCACGATGATGGGTTCCGGCGGCATGATCGTTCTGGATGAAACCACTTGCATGGTCAATCTCGCCAAATTCTATCTCGGTTTTAGCGTGGAAGAATCCTGCGGGAAATGTACGCCCTGCCGTTTCGGTAATAAATATTTACTGGAAATCCTGCAGCGAATCACTCAAGGGGAAGGCACCATGGCAGATTTGGATCAATTGGAATCTTTGGGCAATATCATTAAAGAAGCTTCCCTCTGCGGATTGGGTCAGTCCTCTCCCAATCCGGTATTGAGTACTTTGCATTATTTCCGTGACGAGTATATCGCGCATATTCAGGAAAAAAGCTGTCCTGCCGGTGTCTGCACCGCTTTGCTGCAGTATGAAGTCCAGCCCGAACTCTGCATTGGCTGCACTCTTTGCGCGAAGAATTGCCCCGCCAATTGCATCAAAGGCGCAGTTCGCCAACCTCACATCATTGACCAAAGCAAGTGCTTAAAATGCGGTATCTGCGCCAGCAAATGCCCCCGGAAAGCCATTATACAGAAATAG